From the genome of Acidobacteriota bacterium, one region includes:
- the hemG gene encoding protoporphyrinogen oxidase, whose translation MGAGVLREYYSLVNLLPSVIIIGGGITGLSAAYFLEQYARARGLALDITLLEKSPRLGGVIQTEPVNVANSNVANSDAKFLCEAGPDSLLTTKPAALELCRKLGLGEQIIPSNDARRKTFVLHHGALQPLPDGLMFVVPTKIRSMFSSPLLSLTGKLRLALSPIFSPGPLPDSEDISVEQYITARFGQEVSERLAEPLLNAVYGADFRALSARAVFPQLLALEKKHGSLWKGFARQVAGREASSISSGIPAGGTPSTIFVTLRDGLARLPETVEESLQATTILQDETVISVRRVAPAGDATGKYLVASDRAERACDAVVVATPAPVAAEMVRELDAVLAGHLAEIVYHSVAIVALGYGSPSGEPPAATRPGAREWMGRGFGFVVPRGEGRETIACTWVHNKFDHRAPPGTALLRSFFGGARNAAIDQLADEQLLATAKRELQSIMGLNAEPAFHRVYRWAACMPQYSVGHLGLLSRIDARLAEHSGLHLAGNGYRGVGIPDCIQSAAQAAQKIIEQLVRGGA comes from the coding sequence GTGGGTGCGGGAGTTCTCCGCGAATACTACTCACTGGTAAACCTCTTGCCCTCGGTCATTATCATCGGCGGCGGCATCACCGGCCTTTCGGCGGCCTACTTCCTTGAGCAGTACGCGCGTGCGCGTGGACTCGCGCTGGACATTACCTTACTGGAAAAAAGCCCTCGCCTCGGCGGAGTCATCCAGACTGAACCCGTCAACGTTGCAAACAGCAACGTGGCAAATAGTGATGCCAAGTTTCTCTGCGAAGCCGGGCCGGATTCTCTGCTGACCACCAAGCCGGCGGCGTTGGAACTGTGCCGGAAACTCGGGCTTGGTGAGCAGATCATCCCCAGCAACGACGCGCGGCGCAAGACCTTCGTCCTGCACCATGGCGCGTTGCAGCCGCTGCCGGACGGGCTGATGTTCGTGGTGCCAACGAAGATTCGCTCGATGTTCTCCAGCCCTTTGCTGTCGCTCACAGGCAAGCTGCGCCTGGCGCTATCGCCCATTTTTTCTCCCGGCCCTTTGCCGGATTCCGAGGACATCTCCGTGGAGCAGTACATCACCGCGCGCTTCGGGCAGGAGGTCTCTGAGCGCTTAGCCGAGCCGCTGCTGAATGCCGTTTACGGCGCTGATTTCCGAGCGCTGAGCGCGCGCGCGGTGTTCCCGCAATTGCTGGCGCTCGAGAAGAAACACGGCAGCCTATGGAAGGGCTTCGCGAGGCAGGTGGCGGGCAGGGAAGCGTCATCAATTTCCTCGGGCATTCCTGCGGGCGGAACGCCATCCACTATTTTTGTCACGCTGCGGGATGGATTGGCGCGGCTTCCGGAAACAGTCGAAGAGTCGCTGCAGGCTACCACGATCCTTCAGGATGAAACGGTGATCAGCGTGCGCCGCGTCGCGCCAGCCGGCGATGCGACGGGGAAGTATCTGGTCGCCAGCGACCGCGCGGAGCGAGCCTGTGATGCGGTGGTGGTGGCCACGCCCGCTCCGGTGGCGGCGGAGATGGTGCGTGAGCTGGACGCCGTTCTGGCCGGGCATTTGGCGGAGATCGTTTATCACTCCGTGGCGATCGTCGCGTTGGGATATGGTTCGCCATCCGGCGAGCCGCCAGCGGCCACCCGCCCCGGTGCGCGCGAGTGGATGGGGCGCGGATTCGGCTTCGTCGTCCCGCGTGGCGAGGGGCGCGAAACCATTGCCTGCACGTGGGTCCATAACAAGTTTGATCATCGCGCGCCGCCGGGCACGGCACTGCTGCGATCCTTTTTCGGAGGAGCGCGCAACGCCGCCATCGATCAGCTAGCAGACGAGCAGTTGCTGGCCACGGCGAAGCGGGAACTGCAATCCATCATGGGCTTAAATGCGGAACCAGCGTTCCATCGCGTCTATCGGTGGGCGGCTTGCATGCCGCAGTACTCAGTCGGGCACTTAGGCTTGTTGAGCCGGATTGATGCGCGCTTGGCGGAGCACTCCGGGTTGCATCTGGCCGGGAACGGCTATCGCGGCGTGGGCATCCCCGATTGCATCCAGTCGGCGGCGCAGGCGGCTCAGAAAATTATCGAGCAGCTCGTCCGTGGTGGCGCGTAG
- a CDS encoding energy transducer TonB, whose amino-acid sequence MPLPEIADAIGVMELENKQSAAPEAALSQSTARVSGTAAATPVMGSILLDIDPWYINLVHQIRDIIKPEKLPPLQITSKPVAVKDLWGRTTNQKYTATISVLSHVLVIGLLIIPLTLGVIDVMPKRDMVYMPTDMSEYELSLPPAMRKPGGGGGGGDQSPTPASKGALPKAALIQLAPPTAVIKNENPDLAVVPTIVAPPDIQMPQINMDQLGDPMAMLGAPSNGPGFGSGIGTGDGGGVGSGKGRGVGPGEGGGIGGGVFRVGGGVSAPQLVHKVDPEYSEAARKSKFQGVVVLSVVVQKDGTVRDIRVIRSLGLGLDEKAIEAVKQWRFRPGERGGQAVDVMASVEVIFRLL is encoded by the coding sequence ATGCCGTTGCCCGAAATTGCCGATGCGATTGGAGTTATGGAGCTAGAGAACAAACAAAGCGCCGCGCCGGAAGCGGCCCTCTCTCAGTCCACTGCCCGCGTGAGCGGGACTGCGGCTGCCACGCCCGTGATGGGCAGTATCCTGCTGGATATCGATCCCTGGTATATCAATTTAGTCCATCAGATTCGCGACATCATCAAGCCGGAAAAACTTCCTCCGTTGCAGATCACTTCGAAGCCGGTGGCGGTGAAGGATCTGTGGGGCAGGACCACCAACCAGAAATATACCGCGACGATTTCCGTGCTGTCTCATGTGCTGGTGATCGGCCTGCTGATCATTCCGCTTACCCTTGGCGTGATTGACGTGATGCCTAAGCGGGATATGGTGTACATGCCCACCGACATGTCTGAGTACGAGCTTTCCCTGCCACCCGCGATGCGGAAACCCGGCGGTGGCGGCGGCGGTGGCGATCAGTCGCCCACTCCCGCTTCCAAAGGCGCATTGCCGAAAGCGGCTCTCATCCAACTGGCGCCACCCACGGCGGTCATCAAAAACGAGAACCCTGATCTAGCCGTAGTGCCGACTATCGTGGCCCCGCCGGACATTCAAATGCCGCAGATCAACATGGACCAATTGGGTGATCCCATGGCCATGTTGGGAGCGCCCTCCAATGGCCCCGGCTTCGGGAGCGGCATTGGCACGGGAGATGGCGGCGGCGTCGGTTCGGGCAAGGGTCGTGGCGTGGGACCGGGCGAAGGCGGCGGCATTGGCGGTGGTGTGTTTCGCGTGGGCGGCGGGGTGTCCGCGCCGCAGTTGGTCCACAAGGTGGACCCGGAATATTCCGAGGCGGCGCGCAAGTCCAAGTTCCAAGGCGTGGTGGTTTTAAGCGTGGTGGTCCAGAAAGACGGCACCGTGCGCGACATTCGCGTGATTCGTTCGTTGGGGCTGGGCCTGGATGAAAAAGCGATTGAAGCCGTCAAGCAATGGCGTTTCCGTCCCGGCGAGCGCGGCGGCCAGGCGGTGGACGTGATGGCCTCAGTCGAAGTAATCTTCCGTCTGCTGTAA